In Gammaproteobacteria bacterium, one DNA window encodes the following:
- a CDS encoding DUF262 domain-containing protein codes for MESSTTIREMIASAKTIIVPSYQRAYSWEAPTGNGKRKHIDVFLADLEEYSQSGVERTPYYFGHFLFEEKAEEKTVKFFVVDGQQRLTTIVIFLSALFTRLRGLQALSDEQIESYEDMVKRNKTVRFKTVNYDDQIFQDYVINQSKTDQNGLETESSRRIINAFDFFAQALANKDADYLSRLLKVIADASCTTHTVKHDSEAIQMFIFQNDRGKKPSQLEIIKAQFMHHIHLYGGEDAQSLLDEITSRFESIYKSISSIGYKISEDDVLVYTLRVYKNTLSYIDTPDFITKQLSTKIDGVGFVIEFSKELAVSFGHLKVFFGEHERENHDIHSLVTLGGISVVLPFILKAYRFGLEVQEVGRLCKALESLVLRHRLIGTRADITTRINPIFVKFTDRNIQPILDRVNEMKTSTEWWWAFWNNKELQKVLQGGLNHSVARFLLWKYENYLGASGESGYALLRYDKIESPELEHIAPSTEPAVQVHGYDKYDEDFKNQYLNCLGNYLLVSKSHNSSISNITFPQKHRRYTALAQQREIQQLVPENGTWDRQVIQQRKEKIIDFVIRTF; via the coding sequence ATGGAATCGTCAACAACTATTCGCGAAATGATAGCCTCCGCAAAAACCATTATTGTCCCTTCTTACCAGCGTGCCTACTCATGGGAAGCACCAACAGGAAATGGTAAACGCAAACACATTGATGTTTTTTTGGCTGATTTGGAAGAGTATAGCCAAAGTGGAGTAGAGAGGACTCCTTATTATTTCGGACATTTTTTATTTGAGGAAAAAGCAGAAGAAAAAACGGTTAAGTTTTTTGTAGTTGATGGCCAACAGCGACTAACGACCATTGTTATTTTTCTTTCGGCACTTTTTACAAGGCTCAGGGGCTTACAAGCACTGTCAGATGAGCAGATAGAAAGCTATGAAGATATGGTAAAAAGAAATAAGACTGTTCGTTTTAAGACAGTAAATTATGATGATCAGATTTTCCAAGATTACGTTATAAACCAAAGCAAGACAGATCAAAATGGTTTAGAAACAGAATCAAGTAGACGAATTATTAACGCATTTGACTTTTTTGCCCAAGCATTAGCGAATAAAGATGCAGACTATTTAAGCCGATTGTTGAAAGTCATTGCTGATGCTTCTTGCACTACTCACACGGTGAAGCATGATTCAGAAGCTATTCAGATGTTTATTTTTCAAAATGATAGAGGCAAAAAGCCATCGCAACTTGAGATTATCAAAGCACAATTTATGCACCATATTCATTTATATGGTGGGGAAGATGCACAATCCCTTCTAGATGAGATAACTTCTCGCTTTGAGTCTATCTACAAGTCTATTTCGTCTATTGGTTACAAAATAAGCGAAGATGATGTGTTGGTTTATACCTTGCGTGTTTATAAAAATACGCTGTCATACATTGATACCCCTGATTTTATTACTAAACAATTATCGACAAAGATTGATGGAGTTGGTTTTGTCATTGAGTTTTCAAAAGAATTGGCCGTTAGCTTTGGCCATCTGAAAGTGTTTTTTGGTGAACACGAGCGTGAAAACCATGATATACATTCATTGGTGACGTTAGGCGGAATATCGGTTGTACTACCTTTTATTCTCAAGGCTTATCGATTTGGATTAGAGGTTCAAGAGGTTGGCAGGCTTTGCAAGGCTTTAGAGAGTCTTGTGCTTCGCCACCGTTTGATTGGTACACGTGCTGACATTACTACACGAATTAATCCTATTTTTGTGAAGTTTACTGACAGGAATATTCAGCCGATTCTTGACCGTGTTAATGAGATGAAAACAAGCACAGAGTGGTGGTGGGCGTTTTGGAACAATAAAGAGCTACAAAAGGTGTTACAAGGTGGTCTAAATCATTCTGTCGCTAGGTTTTTGTTATGGAAATATGAAAACTATTTAGGAGCTAGTGGCGAGTCAGGTTATGCGCTTCTTAGATATGATAAGATAGAGTCACCAGAACTTGAGCATATTGCGCCATCTACAGAGCCAGCAGTGCAAGTGCATGGCTATGATAAATATGATGAAGATTTCAAAAATCAATATCTTAATTGTTTGGGGAATTATTTGCTGGTATCAAAGTCACATAATTCTTCTATCAGTAATATCACGTTTCCTCAGAAGCACCGAAGATATACGGCTCTTGCCCAGCAACGAGAAATTCAGCAATTAGTTCCAGAAAACGGAACATGGGATAGGCAAGTAATTCAGCAGAGGAAAGAAAAAATCATCGATTTTGTTATCCGCACTTTTTAA